AGCATCAGAAAATTTAAAAGTTATTGCGAGAGCAGGGGTTGGTATTGATAATGTTGATTTGGATGCTGCGACAGAAAAAGGAATTGTTGTAGTAAATGCGCCAGATGCATCATCAATATCAGTTGCAGAGCTTTTATTTGGTATGATGCTTTCAGCAGCAAGAAATATCCCTCAGGCTACTGCATCAATTAAAAAAGGCGAATGGGACAGGAAATCATTTAAGGGAATGGAAATTTACGGAAAAACGCTTGGTATTGTTGGTCTTGGAAGAATCGGGCAACAAGTTGCAAAAAGAGCACAGGCATTTGGAATGACAATTGTGGCGTACGACCCATACATTCCAGAAGATGTCGCGTCAGAACTTGGAATAAAATTGTTAACGGTTGATGAACTCTGTGCAGCAAGTGATTTTATAACACTTCACGTTCCGTTAACTCCTAAAACAAAACACATGATCGGAAAAGACCAGATTGCACTCATGAAAAGCAACATGGTTATTATGAACTGTGCAAGAGGCGGTTTAATCGATGAAGATGCTCTTTACGAAGCATTAAACAGTGGAAAAATTAAAGCAGCAGGATTGGATGTATTTGAACAAGAACCTCCAAAAGAAAGCCCCCTCTTAACACTTAATAATTTAATCGGAACTCCTCACCAGGGAGCTTCAACAGAAGAAGCACAATTAAGCGCAGGAACAATTGTTGCAGAACAAACTGTTAAGATATTAAAAGGCGAATCTGCGGAAAACGTTGTAAACCTTCCAATGGTTCCAACCGAAAAAATGAAAAAATTAAAGCCTTACATGGTTTTAGCAGAAAAAATGGGTTCTATGGCAATACAGTACCTTGACAATTCAATAGAACTTTTGGAAATCACCTACATGGGCGGACTTGCAAATGAAAAGACCGAAATAATCAAAAGGTCATTTTTAAAAGGCATTTTAGCACCAATACTACTTGCAGGCGTTAATTTAGTAAACGCTCCAGTAATTGCCAAAAGCAGAAACATAAAACTTGCTGAAGGAACAATGTCTGAAAGCGACTATGGAAATTTAATAAAAATTGTTGCCAAAGGCGAAAATGACGAAATTTCAATAATTGGAAGCATCGAACACAATGAAATTGTTTTCAGAGAAATTAACGGATATAGAATGGACATAAAACCTGAAGGAACAATCTGTATAATAAAACACATCGACAGGCCAGGAATGGTTGGAAAAGTTGGTGTACTTCTCGGTGAACACGGAATAAACATTGCAGGAATGCAAGTTGGAAGAAGGGAGCCTGGAGGACACAGTATTATGTTCCTGGACGTTGACCACATGATTTCAGATGAAGTAATGGCAGAAATCACAAAAATGGAAAATGTAAGGGCTGCAAAATCAATAAACATTTAATTTTTCAATTTTTTTTGGGGGCCGGAA
This Methanococcus maripaludis C5 DNA region includes the following protein-coding sequences:
- the serA gene encoding phosphoglycerate dehydrogenase; protein product: MSKVLITDPLHESAVEILKQAGEVEVATGLNVEEIKLKIKDADALVVRSGTTVTREIIEASENLKVIARAGVGIDNVDLDAATEKGIVVVNAPDASSISVAELLFGMMLSAARNIPQATASIKKGEWDRKSFKGMEIYGKTLGIVGLGRIGQQVAKRAQAFGMTIVAYDPYIPEDVASELGIKLLTVDELCAASDFITLHVPLTPKTKHMIGKDQIALMKSNMVIMNCARGGLIDEDALYEALNSGKIKAAGLDVFEQEPPKESPLLTLNNLIGTPHQGASTEEAQLSAGTIVAEQTVKILKGESAENVVNLPMVPTEKMKKLKPYMVLAEKMGSMAIQYLDNSIELLEITYMGGLANEKTEIIKRSFLKGILAPILLAGVNLVNAPVIAKSRNIKLAEGTMSESDYGNLIKIVAKGENDEISIIGSIEHNEIVFREINGYRMDIKPEGTICIIKHIDRPGMVGKVGVLLGEHGINIAGMQVGRREPGGHSIMFLDVDHMISDEVMAEITKMENVRAAKSINI